DNA from Carassius gibelio isolate Cgi1373 ecotype wild population from Czech Republic chromosome B8, carGib1.2-hapl.c, whole genome shotgun sequence:
AAAAGAGGTGTGACAAACGGCGCTCAGTTGGTTTTTGAAGTATTGaagatatttattgtatttagtaGAGTTTATCAGTTATTTCATGCAGGAAAAGAGCCCTGCTGTTATTCTGAAGGAGATGCATTGTTCACTGTCTGCAGGTTGATGGATATACAAAGACTATTCCAAATGTCAAGGCAAAAAGTGAATATAAAAAGATGGTGGAGATCCTGGCAGAGAAGCTGAAGGCTGCACGGTATAACGGCACATACTTTGACCGATCGGAGAGGGACATCAACAGGCTCTGCACTGAAGAGGGCTGGTTCACCTGCCAGGTGTCATTTCTAATGAGTCTTATTTAGTTCAGTCTAGTGTCATTTTTCTTTGAAGGAGAGTAATGAAACATCTCTCAATCACTGCTTTGTCAGTATTTCCTGTAAGATTCTGAAAGACTTTTGTGCTAACAGGGTGCCTTTGATCAGAACAACTGTGCATTTCTTCACTCAATAAACCCGTACGGGAGCCGCGAGAGCAGAATCCTCTTCAGCACCTGGAATCTGGACCACCTGTGAGTACTACATCTCAAATGgagatgttaaaataaaaacataagtaCTCTTAGATTTTGATGTACAttttaatatcaaaatatcagtaTTTAGCTATTCTGAttaagataacattttaaaatacattttagagacTAGAAATAACATTCTGAAATCAAaaagctggtgtttttttttttaggatagaAAAGAAAAGGACGGTCATCCCCACACTCGCTGAGGCACTGAAGGGCAGTAAGATTGCCGATATAAACGTGGATTATTTCTACAAACTGTTATTCACAAGGGAAAACCTCAAGCTTGTTCATATCGTCTGCCACAAGAAAGGGGCCCATGAGCTCAGCTGTGACTCCCGAAAAATCTACAAACGGGTCAGGAGGACTGTGAAATGAAAGCACATCCATAATCCTCTTATGAAATATGCAGCTTAGTGTGAAAGTTTCAGCTTTTGATAAATCACAAGCACTGAGGTTCTCAGGGCCATTTTATCTTATGAAGTTATATTGTGCTTCaggttaacatttttttattgtaacttttagtttcagttatataccaatttttgtaccaaagcaacatttctgtttaaattatatgaaaacatttttcagGGTTTTATAACTGTGAccgattttatattttaactaaatGTCTTTGAAAAGAGTCTCCATTTGAATCGTGTGGGAACAGTTTATCATGTACAGTTAATGTTCATAGTACTTCCATCAACAAACAATTGccttatttttttctacaaaatatATTCGAGACTTcaatgaaaaatgtgttttccAAAGCTGTTAATGAGGTTTATTTTCTCTGGACGGAGTATTGTAGCTTTCACATGATAATACACAGATGATTTGCCAttaaataatttcacaaaaaTTGCATGTCATATCCATACAAAGCATttggtagcaaaaaaaaaaaaaaaaaaaagcacttggtTTATCACTTCAATAGAAAAATATAAACTTCAAAATCACACTTTCTAAAAAATTGTCCTTGTATAATTTGTACATAGTAGAAaagaaactacattttaaaatgttacatctTTGAGCCACTTGAAGTTAGTGCAAATTCTGTTCAATAAGATTATACAAATATCatcatatacaaacaaaattaaatttctGTTGAAGCTACATGCATAATATAGTTTGAAATTGTTGGTTTAAAATTACAACTtttcatattttacaataaaagccTCTTAAATTGAGATACTAACCAATATCTTTACATCATAAACATATCAAAGAACAAAATGGCTACATGCTTTAATTTTCAATTATTCAGCACCAAATCTGAAGTGTTTTCTTCCAAAACAAATCTATTCATTCTCAGCAGAGAATGTTAAAAAGTGCCAAATTCATATTGTCCAAACTAATGTTCAAATTGCCTCCAAGGTCTAAAGAGCAAATTTGAGGCACTTGATTGATAAAACTGTATGTGTTGATTTCAGAGCACATTCTGTGTGCAACTAGTGGTAGAAAACCCAGTGTACATAAAGATATAGAAAGTATAGCTTTCTTTCAGCACAAACCCTAATAACATGGTGGTTTTAGCTAGCACAAAATCCtcttaatataattttgtttagtgGCACATATATAATGTTCTTAAGTTTATAATTAGTGATGCACAAACATTTTTGCCCTAGTTTTATCAACACAGTGCATCTCAGTGTAGCTCAAACGTTAAGAAGGCTTTTGGAATAAAATAGCTTGCTTTAAAACAATCAAGTCCATTTTACCAACATGAAACTCCTTCCCGGTCAAAGGCAGATAGATTGATGATTCTGTGAGAGGAGTTGTGTCCTCATAGCTGCTCATCTTCACTGTCCTCTTTGGCATAGTAATGCATGCTCCTGTACTCTCTTCGACTCATTCTTTTGCTTCCTGGGGTTCTTTGTGGGTAATCCTGCAACAGATCGGGTCAGAATCTTAAAACTGCACACATTAAACACACATTAAAACTGCATTATTGAATATAGTTGGGTATTGAGTTTATGCATCACGAAATCAGACACCTGCTGTCCTTTGAAACCCAACGGAGCATCATCAGGCTTTCTTTGCAATAATCCTACATGGTCTTGTATTGACCTCTATTTTAGAATTACTGTGTGCAAACAAAGCCATCTGGCTGCATGTTATTTATCTGGAAAGCTTAACTTAGACCAGAGTCACTGGGGCAAAGGACACATCCTGCATGGGCCCCAACTgatatttaaagcatttaattccACTTTTAAGCTAATGTATTTCTTCTTTTATATCACAATAAAAGAAACTACACGTCTtttctaaaacaattttttttcccatACTTACTGTTAAAACAAGTGGATCAGATATAGAATCAAAAGTagcaagctatatatatatatatatatatatatatatatatatatatatatatatatatatatatatatatatatatatatatatatatatatatatatatataatcgagCCTCTAAACGTAAAACTCTGGTCACGTGACCATTTCCATTAGacatgaaaatattcaaatgaaattaTGATTGTTTGTACTtgaaattatatttgtaaaataaatgtaaaaagatgTTTGTAGAACATTTAAATTTGAAAGTCAAACGTAATTTCTGGTCACAGCTCGTTATTAAGCTCAGACCAGCGCTACTTTGCTGAATTTCTGCACTGAAATGATACCCAAACACAACAACGTTTTCTGAAAAGGTTTAGCTTACCTGAACAACATCCATGTTCCCAAAGAACTGCTCCACTGGGAAAATGTGATTGCTGTCCTCGTCGAAGAAAATGCTCGGGTCGTCTCGCGTTTGGGGACTGTGAATGACGGTCTGATCCATCTTCGCCTCTGCAGAGCCGCTTGTCAAAGCAGTACACTTGGCGGCAGAGTTCTCCTTACCGCGCCGTTCACCCGGAGTCTTTTTTCCGGGCTTAATTTTGACGTTTTCATTCATGTTCGCGCTGGAGGTCTCCTCTACTTCGCCGTGAAAGGGTCTCTTTGGAAGACGTTTGGCCTCGTCGCTGTCGCCAGCCATCTGCTGCTTTACGCTCGCGATATCAGACGCCGATCTCTGCATCAAACCGCGCAGAACCCTCCTCCGCACAGCCTTCTGTGGATATAAGTCCaatgataaatgtgtaaataaataaaatatcagcgCCGTTTTAGACGTGTCTGATACATCGTTTGAAAGCTTGATACATTGTAGCGCTTCACTGCAGCCGACAGACGGAAACTGCGGGGAGGAGAGGGTTGGGTAGACTGACACTGACCTTGACTGAACTTTTCACACCAGGCGCGTTTAAAGAGACAGTGCCGCGCACGC
Protein-coding regions in this window:
- the cb8h1orf174 gene encoding UPF0688 protein C1orf174 homolog isoform X2, whose protein sequence is MIVVESHRLRVRGTVSLNAPGVKSSVKKAVRRRVLRGLMQRSASDIASVKQQMAGDSDEAKRLPKRPFHGEVEETSSANMNENVKIKPGKKTPGERRGKENSAAKCTALTSGSAEAKMDQTVIHSPQTRDDPSIFFDEDSNHIFPVEQFFGNMDVVQDYPQRTPGSKRMSRREYRSMHYYAKEDSEDEQL
- the cb8h1orf174 gene encoding UPF0688 protein C1orf174 homolog isoform X1, with product MRAKQIVVESHRLRVRGTVSLNAPGVKSSVKKAVRRRVLRGLMQRSASDIASVKQQMAGDSDEAKRLPKRPFHGEVEETSSANMNENVKIKPGKKTPGERRGKENSAAKCTALTSGSAEAKMDQTVIHSPQTRDDPSIFFDEDSNHIFPVEQFFGNMDVVQDYPQRTPGSKRMSRREYRSMHYYAKEDSEDEQL